The DNA region AAGAACAAAGCTTATCTTTCTGGACTTGTAGGAAAACTAAATGCATGCCATTTCTTTTCATAAATTACATGTTTCTCCACGTTCAAGACACTACTGGGATGGACTGGTGAAAAACAGCAGCACAGTGacagatagcctactgtaaatgtaagtaggcctatatagcacAAAGGCAAATGTAAATGCCATGGGTCATTCAACAATATTCACTAATCACTGCAGAATGGAAACCAGTTTATTCAACAATATTTCAACATGCCAGTTTTATGCTTATAAGAGACGTGAACAGTGAGATCGAACACATCAGATGGAAACACAGACCGCGCGGACGATTGGGCGAATGATACACCATCTGCTCTCGCATCACACAACTTGTCAAATTTGACACCAGCGACGTTGTGACATCTCAGAGGCAATGACAGCGGCCTCTGAATGGTGTAAATGCACCACAGGTACCTCTACAGTAATCCAAATCACATGCCAGCCAGTGCTGAACACACAAAATAGGTCTCAGCAAGCCGACAGCAGCGGCATGTGTTCAGAACCCATAGCAAAAAATGACATAGTTGAGTTCCATTGTAAATTAGTTTACAAAGTAGCTAGCAACATATCAGTGGCCAATGATGCGCCCCGGATTTAGGCAACGACAACTTGCCAGTTTATATTTGTTATCGAATAGGCCATGTACCAAAATCTTTACAAAAGTGAATGAAGTGAAATTTCAATATAAGGCATAAACCGTGTGGGGACAGTCAACAGATTCTTCGAACACCGCGAACATGTATGGAAGCTTGTTGAATGTATCCGTAGCATAGCTAACAAGTACACATACAGCTACGACCAATAAAAGTAAGCTAGCTGACAGACATTATACTAATTTCTAATCAAAGCAACACGTTGTTCTAATGAGACTAAAACTACTGAGTGTTTAGACATACTGAAATGCGCCTTTTACAATATGCCAGTCAGCTAGCAAGCTAAGGAGTGCTCATTCCTCATCCGTCAAAATAAAATATGCAACTGGAAGCTTGTTGATAAGGGCTAACGCTAGACGCTTTACTTCGCTAACGTTAGCAGCAAATATCTGCCAAGTGTTGTACTACGTGGGTAGAACTAGCTCTTGCTTCAGCGAGCTGTCAAGATTGCAGTTAATTTATCAGCCGAAACTTGGTAATGATGGTCAACCGACAGTCCGGCAAAACACTTGGGCTGACTGGTTAGCAAGCTCTTTTGAGAGTCCACTGCTTGCTAGCGAGCTTTCAAGCGGATACCCAGGGAGGCCTGTCTTACCTCCAGCTCGTTCCCGGTTCCCTCCACTACTAACCCGAGTTGAAGTAATGTCCATCATGACCTCCTGAAACGCAGCAGTCTCCTCGGCCTGGCGCTGTGTATGCAGGGCAATTTTCTCGCTGAACTTCCTCGGATTTGATACCCCGGACGCAGGACCCGTGTTGGGTCCTGGTCCGGGTCCGCAGCCGCTTGCACTCGCGGCGGACATGTTCTACAACTCTGACTTCGCCGCACACCGAGATGATCTGACTTGTCGAGAGggcaagaggggaggagaaaatagAGCCATCTCGATAGTTGGCTGTGGCATTCTGGGATCTGTAGTTTTAGGCTGTCAGCAGATCGCTTTCATTGTAACAGTGTAACTAACACAAATTAACCAGTAGTTATACTTTGTAGCCATCAGGGGAACATTTAAAACGCAGGATATCAAGGCTGAAACAAAGACATAGGCCTAATGCTCTCGAGACCACACTACGTAGGCTACCCACTTCCGTTTATTGGTTTAATTTACAGCTTGACCAGTCTTGTTGTTCACATTTATAAATTATGGTGTTATTGCTGACGTTAACACCGCTACCTTTAGGATCACATGGCTTATCAGTCAAGCAGCCTACTTTAGGCTGTGGCTGTCTAGTTGAAAATGTGGAAAGTGGCAAAATCCAAGTCTATTATTCTTCAGAAGGATCTTAGTCTTATGTGAAACATGCATTGTTCTcaaaaacaaaatacacatgCCAGACTAATTTAGGCCATTTACTAATTTGGTAATACAGCCTGTTATAAtctttgggatgtgtgtgtgtgagagagagagagtgtgagtgtgtgtgtttggggtgatgTAGGCCATACTTTCTACTTGTGAGAAGACAACACAATTCTCCTGAGAATTTGCTGTTCAAGATATGACATGACAAAAAATGACCCATTGTATgtctacttttttattttcacacacCTGACAAAAGCCACTTAGTGGCCAAATAACATGATAATACTCTGAATGCGGAAATAGTTATTAAATTGTGACTAATTTAAACAAACCATATTCATATCAATTAATGTTAAATTCATGAATACAAATAGCAGGCCTACTAAGGGTATTACGCAATGTATGGTGGTACGGATATTTTTGCATTGTGCATTAGGACTAACACACATTGTAACTTTGTAATTTCAGCTACGTCTTCACAAAACGTTGCCCAAATGTCAGTCAAAACAACAGCTACTGTGGGCCCTGTACATAAAAATACATTCAAACGTATTGCATCTCATTCTCCTGAGGTGTGCAAGCTCCATTGAAGGAATTCACTCTATCCTGTAATTTCAGAATTACACCAAAAAAAATTAACTGCATTAACTGTGTCCACAACAACTGTGAAATGCTCTAATAAAACAGTCGACACGAGACATCCTCTGCCCCTCACTTCACCACCTCACAGCTTGATGAACAGCACTCCAGTCACCACGGCGAATCCGGTGAGCAACAGCGCCACCTTGTGGATGCGGTGCTTAGGGGAGCCGAGCTCGTGCGGCAGGATCTCCATGAAGGTGATGTAGGCGAATGTGCCCGCAGCCAGTCCCTCCAGCGTGGCACCGGCCAGCTGGTACTGCGGTATGGTCTTCATCTCCGTGAAGGCAATGCCCAGTGCGATGCCAAGTGGTGACATGTGGGCGAAGAGCAGCAGGCTGCCCACCACGGCCGAGCGCCTCAGTCGGCTCTGGATGAGCTTGAGGGACAGGCTGAAGGCCACGATGCTCTTGAGGAGCAGCAGGGCCAGGCTGGTCTCCAGCACGCGCCACGCGTCCTGCTGCAGCCCCACGGCCAGCCCCTCGAACACCGAGTGCAGCGACAGCGAGAAGACCAGGATGAAGGCGCGGATGGCGGAGTGGGAGTTTAAGTCCACGTGGAGGTGTACGCCATCTCCTCCGGCGCCGGCGGCGGGGCCTGGTCTGCTGGGGATGGCGCtcgcgtggtggtggtggatcaACAAGGAGGGCGCGACTTGGTGATGTGGCGTGTGCCTTGGGTGTTCCTCGTCCTGGTACTGGCCTTGGATGGAGGAGCCCACCAGGAGAGCTTGCCTCTCCTCTGAGATGCTGCCCGACTCATCTCGCAGGGCCAGGACGATCTGCTCCATCACAAGAACCATGAAGAAGCCCATGGCCATGATGAACTCAGGCAGGGGGAAATGCAGCTGCGGAGAGAGGACACGTGGAAAACATTAAAGGTGCACAgagtaggattgtggccagagtgctGCATATTGCCCAATTTGaccctttcatgaatatttactaagtaataaactaaactaatatttactagtatgaccaaagtacagtaagttttacagacaaaaaaatcct from Engraulis encrasicolus isolate BLACKSEA-1 chromosome 5, IST_EnEncr_1.0, whole genome shotgun sequence includes:
- the LOC134448955 gene encoding zinc transporter ZIP1-like, which translates into the protein MEEASATIAGPEMKIVALFVLLFATLLFGAAPLFITGRTGRWGTNPEFRRKGLTYMSCFAGGVFLATCFLDLLPDYLEKVNRAFQNAGITLHFPLPEFIMAMGFFMVLVMEQIVLALRDESGSISEERQALLVGSSIQGQYQDEEHPRHTPHHQVAPSLLIHHHHASAIPSRPGPAAGAGGDGVHLHVDLNSHSAIRAFILVFSLSLHSVFEGLAVGLQQDAWRVLETSLALLLLKSIVAFSLSLKLIQSRLRRSAVVGSLLLFAHMSPLGIALGIAFTEMKTIPQYQLAGATLEGLAAGTFAYITFMEILPHELGSPKHRIHKVALLLTGFAVVTGVLFIKL